The nucleotide window CTTGCTCCTCAAATGCATCCATATAAAAATGAAGGGCCTCCATAATTTTGTCAGCAATTTCAGGTTTAGCCCTGATTAATACTTGTTCGTTACGGTCGTCAGGAGGTCGATAACTGTTTAGATCAAAATCCGGTGGCATAAGGTACTGATCCTCCAGCACGGAAAGTTCAGTCATGCGTGACAAACGAAAATGACGAATGTCTTGTCGCATATCACAACGTGCAATTAACACCCAATTCTCCTGAACCAGTGAGAGTCCATAGGGTGAAACTTCACGCATGTTATACCGATTGCCATCCGTTCCTGGCATTTTTTTCAGGTACATAAAGCTGATTTTACGTTGATCCAAAATGGCGTTACGAATCTGGTTAAGGTATGTTTTCACCCGCGCTCGGGTTAAAGGTTCAACCGTATGAAGCAGTCGCATCGTTTCCCGAACACGTATGGATTCGTTACGAACAGAATCAGGTAAAATCGCTTCAATTTTGCGTTGAGCCGACTTAGCCTCCATCGCGTATTCTGTATCCAATCTCTGTTCGATAAAATCAGCTCCCATGAGCAGGGATACGGCTTCTTCTGCGGTGAAGCTTACCGGGGGCAGAAAATATCCTTCCATGAGGGAATACCCATGACCCGGAGCTCCCATGATTGGAACGCCAGCTTCGCTTAATGCCTGAATATCTCGATATATCGTACGTACACTTGTCTCCAATTGAGCAGCTAAATCTTCTGCTCGTAGCATCTTTCTTCGCTGCAATTCAAGCGTAATCGCAAGCTGCCGCTCCGTTTTGTTCATTTTCTAATCCCCCACTGTTTCATCACTCAAACCTAACTCATTCTATCACAGTAACTTGCCCTTTCGTTTCGTGAATAGAGCAAGGGAACGTCTTACATATCACCCAAGATGAGATAGTCTTAATTCCAAAAAAACTGATACCCCAAAATAAAGTGTACCCTTTGTAAAGGACATTTTGAAAAAAAACTAGGCAACTTGTTGAAGCTGCTGTCTGTATTTTACAGGCGGCAGCTTTTTCAAATTCCATTGCCCTCGATAATGATTATAGTACGTCATATAACTCTTAATTTCTCGTTTTACTTCTTCTAATGTTTCGCATTCTTTGATATTCGTTTCATCCTTAAAATGCCCAAAGAATGATTCTTGGGGAGCGTTATCCCAACAGTTTCCTCGTCGTGACATGGATTGAGTTAACCCCATTTTTTTCACTACGGATTGGAATTGTGGGTTCGTATAATGAAAGCCTTGATCGGAATGGATTAACGCATCTTTTGTGATATGTCGGTGTTTCTTCAATTGATGAAGCGTGTTCAGCGCAATGTCTATGCGTAACGAAGAAGACACTTCATACGCTAAAATCTCATTCGTCTGTGCGTCTTTCATGGTTGATAAATAAGCTCGCTGGTTGCCTTTGTACGTTAAATAGGTGATGTCGGTTAATAACACCTTTCCCGCCTCGCCTGGCTTAAAATTGCGCTGTAATTCGTTTGGACATGTGCGATGTTCTTTCGTTGCTTTTGCCATTCTACGGGCTGGATTAGCCTTTCGAATGGGACAGATGATTTCAAATTTCTTCATGATCCGACGAATCCGCTTCAAGTTGTACGTCATCTTGTACTGATTTTCTAATGTCATTTTAATTTGGCGTGCTCCTTTTTTACGTCCACGGAATCGATAGGCCTTTAAAATCATTTCCTTTACCATCTCATCTGCTTCGGCTTCAGCTATACGCTTTTGCGCTGATTTTTCAGTGAAGTAATTGTAATAACCCGAACGTGATACTTCCATAATATCGCATAGATAGCTGACCAACCGCTTCAATTTATACGTTCTGATCGTCCGATAAATGAGTTCAAACTTCAGCTCTACAGCCACTTTTATTTCTTTTTCAACATCTGCCTTTCGAGTAGATCGAGCTTTTTTAGCAGTTCATTTTCCGCTCGTAACAATTGATTTTTTGCTTCTAATCGTTCAATCTTTTGTTCTAATGTTAATTCACGTTCCGAAGGGCGACCTGAATTCGTTTTACGTGTATCCTGTAAGCCTTCTACACCCGCTTCACGATACGAAGCACGCCAACGTTTTCCAGAAGAACGGACACGCTCTAAACCAATACATTCAACATCTAAGCCCGCTTCTTCAAAAATGTCTCGTGGCAGTTTACCCTGTTCATTTTGTGCAATGAAATGGCGCTTAAATTCATCGGTATACGTAATCGCCTTTTCACTAACAGCGATCACATTTGGATTCCGTTTTAGTTGTTCTTGTTCTTTCTTCGTCAGTAATCTTTTCGTCATAACATTTCCGCTCCAACATCGTTTTTTTTCATTATAAACAAAGTACCCTATAAGATGGGCTTTTTTCAAAGTGTCCATCTTATAGGGTACATTTTAAAAGGATATCAGTTTTTTATTTGCATAATAGTAGATTGCAGGTTGGGGCCTGTTAATCAAATAAACGTATGTACAATAAACACATACATAGATTACTGAAATTTATAATTTATAAAATATTATCCTGACTTCAATTCTATATCAATATTATTTCCAGAATATGGATGAGACATAACTTAGTTAATTTTTTCTTAACTACGACTAATGAGCCCTCGTACACATACATCCTTAAGAACATACCACAAAAACGTAACAAGAAGTTCATTTTCTTCTGACGCATACTCATGGTAATGATCGAAACTCACAATCCACTTAGCTCCAGCAGTCCGGAGATTAAACTCATTATCAAGTGATAACATACTAATTAAAGAACCAACTGAAAATAAAGGAAATATATCCTTTATTGCTACTCTTCTTCCTCCATTATAAATTATAGTCCAACTATCATATTGTTCTTCGATTGCCTCTACGACATACGTTTCATCATTATAAGGGGTAATGATGAAAAAATTATCTCCTACTCTGATTGAATATTCAACAGCATTTAGTACACTCCGAACCTCATCACTCTCATATTCAAACACTTCTTCTATTGTTAGTATATCGGAATCATATTGCATGTGTTAATCACTCCTTTGATGTAGTACTACTTCATTCGACATCTGGTGTAATTTACCTTCTTAATATCATAACAACTAAGCTTTAATACATTACATGATAAAGTCTCTTTCGCTACAAGCGCTCGTAGCTTCCCTGGAAACTGTAACATCATAAAAGCCTTTCAGATCATCTCTGAAAGGCTCGCATGGTTCCAGGATCAACTCACTTTTTCTTAACCAAATCTACCACTAATATAATCCTGCGTACGCACATCAACAGGCTCGGCGAACATGCTCTGGGTAGCGGAATATTCCACGACTTCGCCGTTCAGGAAAAACACCGTCTGCTGAGATACGCGAGCGGCTTGCTGCATGTTATGCGTGACCATCACAATGGTATAACGTTCCTTCAATTCGTGCGTCAGCTCCTCAATCTTGAAGGTGGAGACGGGATCAAGCGAGGCAGTCGCCTCATCCATCAACAGAATATCCGGCTCCACTGCCAGCGCACGTGCGATACAGAGGCGTTGTTGCTGACCTCCAGACAGGCTTAACGCGGAGCGCTTCAGATTGTCTTTTACCTCATCCCACAAGACTGCAGAACGCAGACTCTGCTCCACAATCTCATCCAACTTCTTCTTACCATGGATACCGTGCTGTTTGGGGCCGAAGGCTACATTGTCATAGATGGATTTTGGAAAAGGATTCGGTTGCTGAAAGACCATGCCGATCTTCTTGCGAAGGGTTTCCACATGAACTTCACCACTGTAAATGTCGGTTCCCCCTACGGCCACTTTACCTTCAATCCGTGTGCCGGGAATCCGGTCATTCATCCGGTTCAGCGTACGCAGCAGGGTCGATTTACCACAACCCGATGGTCCGATAAACGCAGTGATTGCCCGCTCCGGAATTTCAATGGAAACATCCTTCAGCGCTTGAAACGGACCATAATACAAATTCAATTTGTTGATCTCAATAATAGGTTGCACAAGGTGCCCTCCCGGGTTGAAATGGAATGATTTGCGGATTCAGCTTAAACAGTTAGCGTTATTCCTAGACGATACAGAGTTAAGGTATCCTCTCTTCATCACGCTTGATTTTTACGTGCATTCAGCCACAGGGGTACACGGAACAAAACATTAATGAGCAACGCCACAAAGATCAGCACAGCTGTGGTTTTCTGCGCAATTTCCTCGGCATCCGGCACAATCGCTTCCGATTGAATGTACCAGAGATGTACAGCAAGGGTTCCTCCCGGCGATAGCAAATTAAAGTCCCACATCTCCCCGGATGTAGACACCCCAGCGGTTAGAATAATGACAGCACTCTCACCGAATGCCCGGCCTGCCGTCAGGCAAATGCCTGTCATGATCCCGTTGATAGCCACCGGCAACAACACTTGGCGGATCGTCTGGAGATGCGTTGAGCCCAGCGCGAATGATCCATTGCGAAGCTCCACCGGAACCGCCCTGACGGATTCCTCTGTTACTCTGGTAAGCACAGGCAGGTTCAGGAAAGCAAGACTGACGGCTGCTCCCAGAATGGTAAGACCTATTTCGAAAAACTCCACAAACAGGGCAATTCCGAACAATCCGAAGATGATGGATGGCACAGAGGACAATCCCTCCACGCAAATACGAACGGTCTCGATCAGCTTATTGTTTGGTGCAAACTCTGCGAGATATATGCCTGCCGCCATACCAATAGGGATGGAGATGAGCAGGGACAGAATCAACACATAGAACGAGTTGAACAGCGCCGGGCCGATCCCTCCCCCTTCTTCAATCTCACTAGGAACACCATAGAGAAAATCCCAGCTTAGCAGAGGCAATCCTTTGTTCAGTAGCAAAAATAACAGTCCAACGATAAATAAAATGACGACAATACCGACACCCCATACCATGCCTGTAAAGAGTCGATCCATCACCATCGAGGAACTTCTCCGTTTGCCAAAAGAATAAGACGGGACGGCAGCGTTCGCCTGCTTCTTCACACTCATACGTTTCGGTCCCCTCTCTTCTGAAGCAGTCTTACAATAACGATCATCAGGATCGAAATCGCGAGCAGGATAAAGCCCATCATGTACAGAGCATGATTCCAGGTGGAGTCGAATTCGACGCTAGAGATCTGCATAACGATATTACTGGTCAGCACGGCTGTTGGGGTGAACAGACTATTCGCGAGCTGCGCGGTATTACCGATGACCATCACCACCGCCATCGTCTCACCGATCGCACGAGTCATTCCAAGAATGACCGCGTACATGATTCCGCCTTTTGCAGCAGGTAAGACGACACGAGTCACGGTCTGGAATCGGTTCGTACCGAGCGCATAGGCAGCATCACGGTATTTGTTCGGCACAGCAGATATGGCATCATCACTGATCCGGCTAATCGTGGGAAGTACCATAATGGTCAATACAATCGACGCAGCGAGTAACCCATCAGCCAGATCACGTCCGCTAATATCCCTTAGCCAGGGGATGAGGATCGTCAGTCCCAGGAAACCGTACACTACAGAGGGAATACCCACCAGCAGATCCAATACGGGCCGCAGAATATGGCGAAGCCACTTGGGCGTCATTTCAGCCAGAAATACAGCAATGATGACAGAGAGTGGAATGGCAAACAACATGGTGAGACCTGTAAGAGCCAGTGTTCCGAGGATAAAGGTCAGTGCACCATAGTGTTCATTTTCCGGGTCCCAGTTGGTGGAGAAAAAGAATTCACGCAGCGACACATCTGCAAAAGTAAGAACGCCCGTACGAAGCATGAGAATTAAGATACATAAGAGAACCAAACATACAAAGATCGTACTGCCGATGCACACCATACGAAACAGGTTATTGGACCACCTTAGACGCGCCTTACGGTTAAACCGCGTGCCCGAATCAGCGGCCTTACCAAGGCTCGTGCCAAGTTCACTGGGGGTGGGGCTGTTCGGGGATGGATTCAAATCGATCATGAAGTGCTCTTCCTTTCACATAGAGAAGCCAGCTTGCGACCATGCGCAGAAGCTGGCTATCCCTTTTCTTATGAAATGTGAGAATGACGAACGTTTGATGCTCCGTTATTTTACAGCCGCAAGCGGAATGAATTTCAGCTTTTTCAGGGAACCGTTCTGGAACTTGCTGCTTTGGATGTACTCAATGAACGCTTTGGTTGCACCGGTAGGTTGACCTTTAGTCATGTAATATCCGATACCCCAGACTTTGTACGTTTTGTTCAGAACGTTTTTCTCTGTAGGTGCCACGCCATTGATGGATACTGCCTTCATTTTGTTAGTTACATAAGGAAGGTCAATATAACCGATCGCATTCGGTGTCGTTTCGATGGTAGTTTTCATATCACCGCTGGAGCCAACTTCTTTGTAGTTATCACCTTTGCTCATGAAATCCTTACCGTCGAGCGCTTTTTGCTGGAAGTTGACCCGTGTACCGGAACCGAACTTACGGTTAACAACAACGATGTTGGCATTAGCACCGCCGACGTCTTTCCAGTTGGTCACTTTACCAGAGAAGATGTCCTGCAATTGTTTCGTGGTCAGACTGCTTACACCCACATTTGTGTTAACAACAGCCGTGAATACTGTCACTGCTACTGGATTAGCAACCATTCCATCGAATTTCTTGAAGCCAGGTACATCCTTGGATGCGTCCCAGTCCACAGCACCGATGTCGGCAATGCCTTTACGTACGGATTGAGGACCTGTGATTGAACCTGCGGCGGAAGCCGAGATTTTGACTTTTGGATTATCTTTCTTGAATTCACTTGCAGCCTGAAGAGTCAGTGGAAGCAATGCCGAGGAACCGTTGATGACAATCTTACCTTTCTCTGTGCTCTTGGCAGCGGATACCGTCGTTGCTCCTCCAAGTCCACCAATTAGGGATACAGCCATAAGCATTGCCGTGAAGGGTTTGATCCATTTTTTCATTTTTATAAACTCCTCTCGAATTATAAAATAGTTAATTATGATTACGTGCTTATCACTCTTGGATCAAAAAAATCACTTCGTAACGGCTCTCCAGCTGCCACCCGCTTGTACCAGAACTTGGCCATTCTCAATTACAGCCAATTGTGATCCGGCAACGGTAATGGAGGATACATCGGAAGATACGGTATACAGTTTGGTTTGTTTTCCTGTCACCGTGTCAACGGAAATAATGACGCTATTGCTGTCATCTTGCGCAGCCAGTACGTACAAGACGCCACCCGACAGAATCGCTTGCTCTACATCGTGAACGCCATACACCGTTGTTGCCTCCTGGGATGAATCCACAGATTGCAGCGAAGCATTGCCGTCCTCGGACGGTACACTTACGTAGTAGGCTTTCTGCCCGTCAACGGACCATACAAACACTTTGTCATCAGTTGAAGTCGTTAACTGCGTCGCTTCAGGTTTTGATATTCCGTTGTTATACGAAAATAATTGCTGTTGATTGGCTGAAAAGTCGATAGACACGTTGTCTTCATCTACATTGGTTGCATCAGAGGTAACCTTACCCAGTGTCGTTACCGTGTAGATGAATCTTTTGCCGTCCGCAGACACATTCAGGTTTTCTTTGTAATCCACCTTATCTTCAACCAGTTTCTTAATTGTTCCATCTGCCAGATTCAGACTCGCAATGACCGACCCTTTATCTCCTTGCAGGAAATAAATCGCGCTTCCGTCCGCAGACCATACCAGTTCCGGTTTGATGCTTGTGTCACTGGTAATCAATTTCGAAGCCTTTGTCTTCAGATCAATAACGTAGACGGCTCCATCCGCATTCGTATACGCCGCTTGATTGCCACTCGGGGAAACGATAAGATCCGATCCGCCATCTGTCGTTAACAACAGATCGTATTTACCACTCGTGGTATTCACGAGATAATCGGTTCGGCCACTGTCATCACTTTTGGAAACGATCAGCTTGTCTGTTCCGGCAAAACGGGGATTTTCCGCACCTTCGAACAATGCTACCGTGCTAACCTCCAGCGCTCCGCTTCTCTTGACGATTGTGCCGCCAACACTGGATACCAATGGTCGGAGCGCAACGTAGCTTGTACCTCCAATGATCGTAACCGGTTGATTCAAATTCACTTTGTTGCCATCCACCAGAAGTTGTTTCGCATTGTTCTGGAGTGTCACCGTGTGACCATTTAACTTAATCACCGTCGTTCCACGTTGTACTTCCGCTTGCGCGCCAATAGCCTTGATCACATCACGGAGCGACACAAGGGTCTCACCATTCTTCACGATGGAACGAACGACGACGCTGTTTCCGTTTATTGTAAGCGTGGAGTTTTGCACCTGAGCTGTACTAGCTGCAGGTTTCACTGCAGGAGCAGCTGATACTGCACTGACCACAGAAGTTGTTAACACTGTGGCTACCATGGACACTACTAACACCTTTTTCATTGACATTGGCTTTGGTCACCCTTCTTTTCTCCATATAATTTGCCTTGTATGCCGTGCCCTGTTGTCTGGTATTTTGCATGTATCATCAATATGAGAGCTTGTCCGCCTCATCCCCCTTAGCTTCCACGTTCATAGTAAAAATGACCTATCACGTTTGTAATTATAGGAGCGAATTGTAAACGGGAAATCTTGGATTTGTTAACGAATTGTCAATGTTTTCATATCAACACATTCATATGATTAAACACAACAAAATGACCCATACACAATGTATGGGCCTTTGCGGTCATTATATGTTTTCTCACACATTATACTGTGGCAAACACCTGATCAAACCCAGCCTTCGACTTGGAAAATAGTTCATTCGTACCAAGATTAGATGCCGGGGCCAGTACTTCCTGAGCCACCACACCATTGTAGCCAATCGCCTGCAGATTTCTCAGAAATCCACCCAGATCAATAACCCCTTCGCCGGGATACAAACGCTCATAATCCAATAATTCTTCCACCGGCAGGTCATAGGCATCATTGATATGAACATGAACAATCTGCTCTTTCTTCAGCTTCAACAGATCCTCCATCGGTAGACCATTCGTATGCCAGTGATAGGAATCTACGAGCAGGCCAACATTGGGCGCATGGATCGTTTCTATCCAGTCCAGGGTATCCTCCACACGCCAGATAAACGGATTCTTCCATTGCGTCCGCAAGTGATGGCAGCCAACAAACTCCAGCCCTAGCTTAATTCCGTAAGCGTCCAAGATATCTGCGCAGAGTCTCAAGCGTTTCGTAGCCGCTGCCATAAATTGCGCTGCCTGTTGATCCGTTGAGGGTAAAATATACGTGCAGCAGCTGTAACAGTCCAGCGAAGCAGAAGCTTCTGCCATAGCGACCAACGATTGCAATCCCTCACGAAATTGTTCATCTGTCGTCCGCCACTCCACCGTCAGACCCGATGAACCGATGATCACCTGATTACTCTCTAGCAGATGTTGTGCCTGTTCCTTGCCATACGTTTGAATCAATGAGAGCGGATTCAAATCTACAGATCCGAATCCGTGCTTGGCCGCATCTGTGATATATTGTGCATCTGACTCGATGTTTCCCAATCCCGCATTTGTTAACCCTCTAATCATCCCAATCTCCTCCTGTGACTCGTCTGGAATTGCAGATTGTTTATCGTATTCTTTATCATTTTATAATAACAGTACTCTCCGAAAAAGAAACCATAAAAAAAGAGTGGCAACAACGTTAATTTAACGTCATTACCACTCTAACTTCTCTATCTCACACGCTCTAACGTATATTGATTACGCGGAATCTCAAGACCCAGATTCTCCCTTAGCGTCTCATGTTCATACTCCGTACGGAACAGCCCTCGTTCTTGCAGAACTGGAACAACTAGCTCCACGAAATCTTCCAAGCCATTGGGCACCACGGTACGAACATTGAATCCGTCTGCCGCTTCGCCTTCAAACCATTCCTGAATCTGATCTGCGATCTGATCCGGTGTACCAATGAACGATGTGCGTGGGGTAGATGCCAGCAATGCCACTTGGCGCAGGGTCAGCCCCTGTTCTCGTGCCTGCTGCTTGATCTTGTCTGTTGTACTACGGAAGCTGTTGCTGCCGATCTCCCCAATCTCGGGGAAAGGTTCGTCCAGCGGGAACTGGGAGAAGTCGTAATGGTCGAAGTAACGTCCCAGATAATTCAGTGCGTGATCAATACTCACCAGTTCGGCAATTTCCTGATATTTCTGCTCAGCCTCTTCCGCTGTTCTACCCACAATGGGACCGATGCCAGGGAAGATCAGGATATCCGCTGCCTGACGTCCATACGCCACCGCTCTTGTCTTCACATCCCGGTAGAACTCCCTTGCTTCCTCCAGCGTCTCATGTCCTGTGTATACGGCATCCGCCGATCGGGCAGCCAGATCTTTCCCAGATTCGGATGAGCCCGCCTGGAAAATCACCGGATGACCCTGCTTCGAACGCCCCACATTAAGTGGACCCTGTACCGAGAAGTGCGTTCCCTTGTGATTCAGCGTATGTAGCTTGGCAGGATCGAAGAATACGCCCTGCTCCTTGTCTCCGACAAAGGCATCGTCCTCCCAGGAATCCCACAGGCCTTTGACCACATTCAGATGTTCTTCCGCAATTTCGTAGCGCAGCGCATGGTTGGGATGTTCGCCTTTGCCAAAGTTCAGTGCCGATCCTTCCAGAGGTGAAGTGACCACATTCCATCCGGCTCTCCCATCGCTTAATTGATCCAGTGAGGCAAACTGCCGCGCAACCGTGAAGGGTTCACTATAGGAAGTAGACAATGTAGCAACCAACCCAATGTGGGAAGTTGCCCCAGCGAGTGCGGATAGAAGCGTCAGAGGTTCGAAACGATTGAGAAAATGAGGATTGGACTTCTCGTTGATAAAGAGACCATCTGCAATAAAGAGCAGATCGAATTTCCCTTTTTCCGCGATACGTACCTGCTTCTTGTAGAATTCCAGACTAACGCTCGCGTTAATGGGAATATCCGGGTGACGCCAAAAGGAAATGCTGTTCCCCACTCCGTTCAGATTAGCTCCCAATTTCAATTGTCGTTGCGACATATATATTCCTCCCTATGTTGTGATAATGACCATTCAATTCGAGTATCCTTTTATCTCTGAGAGTCGTTCCATCATTTCTTTATGCTGTTTCCGCCAGCTTCTGCTGCTGCCATGCCTAATCCAGGTTTACCCGCCTGTTTCACATCACTAACCCTGACTGCCCAAGCCGCTCCAAGCAATACAATCCCTGTAAATAGAAAAATAAAGGGAATGCCGATCCATCCACCGAGAAAACCACCGATTAACGGCCCAAGCACGATACCGAACTGACTCGCCGTCTGACTCAGACTGACAGCCCTCCCCCGAAAGTCGTGATCAGCATATTTGATGATGAGCGCATTAAGCGCCGGATAGACCGCGGCAAAGAACAGACCATAGACAAATCGCAGGCTACCAAAATAAATCAGATTATTTGCTGTCATTTGCAGCAGACTACCAATTCCGCCGCCGAGAAGACCGATAAACAATGTTTTCTCGTACCCGATCCTCCCACCAATCTTGCCCCAGCGCGGCCCCATAATGACGGTTGCCACACCAATCGCCGAGAAGACAATACCTGCACTAAGTGTTGCACTGCCGATATCTCCGCCAATCTGGACCACATAGAGCGTCAGCACCGGCTCGATGATAAGTACGGAGGTCGAGACTAGCAGAATCAAACCGTAGATTCGCAACAAGCCGGGCGTGGAAGCCGCTCTTTTCAAATCCCCTATGATCTTCGTTGGAACGATCGTACGAGCTTGTCGTGACTCCTTAACAC belongs to Paenibacillus sp. FSL H8-0079 and includes:
- a CDS encoding YafY family protein, translating into MNKTERQLAITLELQRRKMLRAEDLAAQLETSVRTIYRDIQALSEAGVPIMGAPGHGYSLMEGYFLPPVSFTAEEAVSLLMGADFIEQRLDTEYAMEAKSAQRKIEAILPDSVRNESIRVRETMRLLHTVEPLTRARVKTYLNQIRNAILDQRKISFMYLKKMPGTDGNRYNMREVSPYGLSLVQENWVLIARCDMRQDIRHFRLSRMTELSVLEDQYLMPPDFDLNSYRPPDDRNEQVLIRAKPEIADKIMEALHFYMDAFEEQEEFVIFHFRVRYPEEILHYLLGWGGDIEVLEPESLRFRMKEVAKNILKHY
- a CDS encoding IS3 family transposase (programmed frameshift), whose amino-acid sequence is MTKRLLTKKEQEQLKRNPNVIAVSEKAITYTDEFKRHFIAQNEQGKLPRDIFEEAGLDVECIGLERVRSSGKRWRASYREAGVEGLQDTRKTNSGRPSERELTLEQKIERLEAKNQLLRAENELLKKPRSTRKADVEKEIKVAVELKFELIYRTIRTYKLKRLVSYLCDIMEVSRSGYYNYFTEKSAQKRIAEAEADEMVKEMILKAYRFRGRKKGARQIKMTLENQYKMTYNLKRIRRIMKKFEIICPIRKANPARRMAKATKEHRTCPNELQRNFKPGEAGKVLLTDITYLTYKGNQRAYLSTMKDAQTNEILAYEVSSSLRIDIALNTLHQLKKHRHITKDALIHSDQGFHYTNPQFQSVVKKMGLTQSMSRRGNCWDNAPQESFFGHFKDETNIKECETLEEVKREIKSYMTYYNHYRGQWNLKKLPPVKYRQQLQQVA
- the pstB gene encoding phosphate ABC transporter ATP-binding protein PstB, with product MQPIIEINKLNLYYGPFQALKDVSIEIPERAITAFIGPSGCGKSTLLRTLNRMNDRIPGTRIEGKVAVGGTDIYSGEVHVETLRKKIGMVFQQPNPFPKSIYDNVAFGPKQHGIHGKKKLDEIVEQSLRSAVLWDEVKDNLKRSALSLSGGQQQRLCIARALAVEPDILLMDEATASLDPVSTFKIEELTHELKERYTIVMVTHNMQQAARVSQQTVFFLNGEVVEYSATQSMFAEPVDVRTQDYISGRFG
- the pstA gene encoding phosphate ABC transporter permease PstA, which gives rise to MSVKKQANAAVPSYSFGKRRSSSMVMDRLFTGMVWGVGIVVILFIVGLLFLLLNKGLPLLSWDFLYGVPSEIEEGGGIGPALFNSFYVLILSLLISIPIGMAAGIYLAEFAPNNKLIETVRICVEGLSSVPSIIFGLFGIALFVEFFEIGLTILGAAVSLAFLNLPVLTRVTEESVRAVPVELRNGSFALGSTHLQTIRQVLLPVAINGIMTGICLTAGRAFGESAVIILTAGVSTSGEMWDFNLLSPGGTLAVHLWYIQSEAIVPDAEEIAQKTTAVLIFVALLINVLFRVPLWLNARKNQA
- the pstC gene encoding phosphate ABC transporter permease subunit PstC, encoding MIDLNPSPNSPTPSELGTSLGKAADSGTRFNRKARLRWSNNLFRMVCIGSTIFVCLVLLCILILMLRTGVLTFADVSLREFFFSTNWDPENEHYGALTFILGTLALTGLTMLFAIPLSVIIAVFLAEMTPKWLRHILRPVLDLLVGIPSVVYGFLGLTILIPWLRDISGRDLADGLLAASIVLTIMVLPTISRISDDAISAVPNKYRDAAYALGTNRFQTVTRVVLPAAKGGIMYAVILGMTRAIGETMAVVMVIGNTAQLANSLFTPTAVLTSNIVMQISSVEFDSTWNHALYMMGFILLAISILMIVIVRLLQKRGDRNV
- a CDS encoding phosphate ABC transporter substrate-binding protein, translated to MKKWIKPFTAMLMAVSLIGGLGGATTVSAAKSTEKGKIVINGSSALLPLTLQAASEFKKDNPKVKISASAAGSITGPQSVRKGIADIGAVDWDASKDVPGFKKFDGMVANPVAVTVFTAVVNTNVGVSSLTTKQLQDIFSGKVTNWKDVGGANANIVVVNRKFGSGTRVNFQQKALDGKDFMSKGDNYKEVGSSGDMKTTIETTPNAIGYIDLPYVTNKMKAVSINGVAPTEKNVLNKTYKVWGIGYYMTKGQPTGATKAFIEYIQSSKFQNGSLKKLKFIPLAAVK
- a CDS encoding stalk domain-containing protein gives rise to the protein MSMKKVLVVSMVATVLTTSVVSAVSAAPAVKPAASTAQVQNSTLTINGNSVVVRSIVKNGETLVSLRDVIKAIGAQAEVQRGTTVIKLNGHTVTLQNNAKQLLVDGNKVNLNQPVTIIGGTSYVALRPLVSSVGGTIVKRSGALEVSTVALFEGAENPRFAGTDKLIVSKSDDSGRTDYLVNTTSGKYDLLLTTDGGSDLIVSPSGNQAAYTNADGAVYVIDLKTKASKLITSDTSIKPELVWSADGSAIYFLQGDKGSVIASLNLADGTIKKLVEDKVDYKENLNVSADGKRFIYTVTTLGKVTSDATNVDEDNVSIDFSANQQQLFSYNNGISKPEATQLTTSTDDKVFVWSVDGQKAYYVSVPSEDGNASLQSVDSSQEATTVYGVHDVEQAILSGGVLYVLAAQDDSNSVIISVDTVTGKQTKLYTVSSDVSSITVAGSQLAVIENGQVLVQAGGSWRAVTK
- a CDS encoding sugar phosphate isomerase/epimerase, translated to MIRGLTNAGLGNIESDAQYITDAAKHGFGSVDLNPLSLIQTYGKEQAQHLLESNQVIIGSSGLTVEWRTTDEQFREGLQSLVAMAEASASLDCYSCCTYILPSTDQQAAQFMAAATKRLRLCADILDAYGIKLGLEFVGCHHLRTQWKNPFIWRVEDTLDWIETIHAPNVGLLVDSYHWHTNGLPMEDLLKLKKEQIVHVHINDAYDLPVEELLDYERLYPGEGVIDLGGFLRNLQAIGYNGVVAQEVLAPASNLGTNELFSKSKAGFDQVFATV
- a CDS encoding LLM class flavin-dependent oxidoreductase, with product MSQRQLKLGANLNGVGNSISFWRHPDIPINASVSLEFYKKQVRIAEKGKFDLLFIADGLFINEKSNPHFLNRFEPLTLLSALAGATSHIGLVATLSTSYSEPFTVARQFASLDQLSDGRAGWNVVTSPLEGSALNFGKGEHPNHALRYEIAEEHLNVVKGLWDSWEDDAFVGDKEQGVFFDPAKLHTLNHKGTHFSVQGPLNVGRSKQGHPVIFQAGSSESGKDLAARSADAVYTGHETLEEAREFYRDVKTRAVAYGRQAADILIFPGIGPIVGRTAEEAEQKYQEIAELVSIDHALNYLGRYFDHYDFSQFPLDEPFPEIGEIGSNSFRSTTDKIKQQAREQGLTLRQVALLASTPRTSFIGTPDQIADQIQEWFEGEAADGFNVRTVVPNGLEDFVELVVPVLQERGLFRTEYEHETLRENLGLEIPRNQYTLERVR
- a CDS encoding MFS transporter gives rise to the protein MPQWKRNLYILWFGLFFNHMAYSLSVPFFPIFLQNDLGIQSGLEAWSGISISISFLISGLCAPFWGSLADKYGSKLMLVRSGVGLGIAHLANFFVYDPYTFIAVRVFQGLMAGFHPASITLIGTNTPEKHVGYALGVISTASAAGGILGPLAGGVLSHWIGLRGCFIASAVITLLAALMVLGVKESRQARTIVPTKIIGDLKRAASTPGLLRIYGLILLVSTSVLIIEPVLTLYVVQIGGDIGSATLSAGIVFSAIGVATVIMGPRWGKIGGRIGYEKTLFIGLLGGGIGSLLQMTANNLIYFGSLRFVYGLFFAAVYPALNALIIKYADHDFRGRAVSLSQTASQFGIVLGPLIGGFLGGWIGIPFIFLFTGIVLLGAAWAVRVSDVKQAGKPGLGMAAAEAGGNSIKK